A window of Bos taurus isolate L1 Dominette 01449 registration number 42190680 breed Hereford chromosome 8, ARS-UCD2.0, whole genome shotgun sequence contains these coding sequences:
- the CLTA gene encoding clathrin light chain A, with the protein MAELDPFGVPAGGPALGNGVAGEEDPAAAFLAQQESEIAGIENDEAFAILDGGAPGSQPHGEPPGIPDAVDGVTNGDYYQESNGPTDSYAAISQVDRLQSEPESIRKWREEQTERLEALDANSRKQEAEWKEKAIKELDEWYARQDEQLQKTKANNRVADEAFYKQPFADVIGYVTNINHPCYSLEQAAEEAFVNDIEESSPGTEWERVARLCDFNPKSSKQAKDVSRMRSVLISLKQAPLVH; encoded by the exons ATGGCTGAGTTAGATCCGTTCGGCGTCCCCGCTGGCGGTCCCGCCCTGGGGAACGGAGTGGCCGGCGAAGAGGATCCTGCCGCGGCCTTCTTGGCGCAGCAGGAGAGCGAGATTGCGGGCATAGAGAACGACGAGGCCTTCGCCATCCTGGACGGCGGCGCCCCCGGATCCCAGCCTCACGGCGAGCCGCCGGGGATTCCAG ATGCTGTTGATGGAGTGACGAATGGAGACTACTACCAG GAGAGTAATGGGCCGACAGACAGTTATGCAGCTATTTCACAAGTGGATCGATTGCAGTCAGAGCCTGAAAGTATCCGTAAATGGAGAGAAGAGCAAACGGAACGCTTGGAAGCCCTTG ATGCCAATTCTCGGAAGCAGGAAGCGGAGtggaaagaaaaagcaataaaggAGCTGGACGAGTGGTATGCGAGGCAGGATGAGCAGCTACAGAAGACAAAAGCCAACAACAG GGTGGCAGATGAAGCTTTCTACAAACAACCCTTCGCTGACGTGATTGGTTATGT CACAAACATAAACCATCCTTGCTACAGCCTAGAACA GGCAGCAGAAGAAGCCTTTGTAAATGACATTGAGGAGTCGTCCCCAGGCACTGAGTGGGAACGGGTGGCCCGGCTGTGTGACTTTAACCCCAAGTCCAGCAAGCAGGCCAAAGATGTCTCCCGCATGCGTTCTGTCCTCATCTCCCTCAAGCAGGCCCCCCTGGTGCACTGA
- the CLTA gene encoding clathrin light chain A isoform X1: protein MAELDPFGVPAGGPALGNGVAGEEDPAAAFLAQQESEIAGIENDEAFAILDGGAPGSQPHGEPPGIPDAVDGVTNGDYYQESNGPTDSYAAISQVDRLQSEPESIRKWREEQTERLEALDANSRKQEAEWKEKAIKELDEWYARQDEQLQKTKANNSTNINHPCYSLEQAAEEAFVNDIEESSPGTEWERVARLCDFNPKSSKQAKDVSRMRSVLISLKQAPLVH, encoded by the exons ATGGCTGAGTTAGATCCGTTCGGCGTCCCCGCTGGCGGTCCCGCCCTGGGGAACGGAGTGGCCGGCGAAGAGGATCCTGCCGCGGCCTTCTTGGCGCAGCAGGAGAGCGAGATTGCGGGCATAGAGAACGACGAGGCCTTCGCCATCCTGGACGGCGGCGCCCCCGGATCCCAGCCTCACGGCGAGCCGCCGGGGATTCCAG ATGCTGTTGATGGAGTGACGAATGGAGACTACTACCAG GAGAGTAATGGGCCGACAGACAGTTATGCAGCTATTTCACAAGTGGATCGATTGCAGTCAGAGCCTGAAAGTATCCGTAAATGGAGAGAAGAGCAAACGGAACGCTTGGAAGCCCTTG ATGCCAATTCTCGGAAGCAGGAAGCGGAGtggaaagaaaaagcaataaaggAGCTGGACGAGTGGTATGCGAGGCAGGATGAGCAGCTACAGAAGACAAAAGCCAACAACAG CACAAACATAAACCATCCTTGCTACAGCCTAGAACA GGCAGCAGAAGAAGCCTTTGTAAATGACATTGAGGAGTCGTCCCCAGGCACTGAGTGGGAACGGGTGGCCCGGCTGTGTGACTTTAACCCCAAGTCCAGCAAGCAGGCCAAAGATGTCTCCCGCATGCGTTCTGTCCTCATCTCCCTCAAGCAGGCCCCCCTGGTGCACTGA
- the CLTA gene encoding clathrin light chain A isoform X2, with protein sequence MAELDPFGVPAGGPALGNGVAGEEDPAAAFLAQQESEIAGIENDEAFAILDGGAPGSQPHGEPPGIPDAVDGVTNGDYYQESNGPTDSYAAISQVDRLQSEPESIRKWREEQTERLEALDANSRKQEAEWKEKAIKELDEWYARQDEQLQKTKANNRAAEEAFVNDIEESSPGTEWERVARLCDFNPKSSKQAKDVSRMRSVLISLKQAPLVH encoded by the exons ATGGCTGAGTTAGATCCGTTCGGCGTCCCCGCTGGCGGTCCCGCCCTGGGGAACGGAGTGGCCGGCGAAGAGGATCCTGCCGCGGCCTTCTTGGCGCAGCAGGAGAGCGAGATTGCGGGCATAGAGAACGACGAGGCCTTCGCCATCCTGGACGGCGGCGCCCCCGGATCCCAGCCTCACGGCGAGCCGCCGGGGATTCCAG ATGCTGTTGATGGAGTGACGAATGGAGACTACTACCAG GAGAGTAATGGGCCGACAGACAGTTATGCAGCTATTTCACAAGTGGATCGATTGCAGTCAGAGCCTGAAAGTATCCGTAAATGGAGAGAAGAGCAAACGGAACGCTTGGAAGCCCTTG ATGCCAATTCTCGGAAGCAGGAAGCGGAGtggaaagaaaaagcaataaaggAGCTGGACGAGTGGTATGCGAGGCAGGATGAGCAGCTACAGAAGACAAAAGCCAACAACAG GGCAGCAGAAGAAGCCTTTGTAAATGACATTGAGGAGTCGTCCCCAGGCACTGAGTGGGAACGGGTGGCCCGGCTGTGTGACTTTAACCCCAAGTCCAGCAAGCAGGCCAAAGATGTCTCCCGCATGCGTTCTGTCCTCATCTCCCTCAAGCAGGCCCCCCTGGTGCACTGA